A segment of the Syntrophorhabdus sp. genome:
GCATGTAGGCGCGGGTTTTGTACTTCGCGCAGTCCACACCGAAAGACCGCGCGGCCTGCTCATCGGAATGGATGGCAATGAGGGCCCGCCCGAAGGGGGACCGGACCACGGCGATGCTGCTGGCGATGACGAGGACCACGACGGTCCAGACAAAGTAGTAATAATGAAGATGGTTGAGGAGCGAGAAGCCGAAGATGGTGAAGGGAGGTATGTCGCGAAGGCCCGATGCGCCGCCGGTCAACCCTTCAAAACCGATGATGAGAGTGACCACGATCTCGTTGAAGGCTAGGGTGGCCATCGCGAGATAGTATTCTTTCAGCGCGAGCACCGGGCGACCCGTGAGGAACGCGAGCGTCGCGCTGAAGACAACGCCGACGCCCATCGCGGCCGCGGGTGAAAAACCGTATTTCGCCGTGAGGATCCCCGAGGTGTAGGCGCCTACGGCGAAGAAGGCCGCGTGGCCCACCGATATCTGTCCCGTGTAGCCCATGAGCAGGTCAAGACCGACGGCGAGGATGATGTAGATCCCCGCGAAGATGAGGAGCCCGCTCCTGTAAGGCGACGGTTTTCCGATGACGGGATAGACGGCTATCGCAGCCAGCAGTATCAGCCACCAGTAACGTTTCAACGCGTTCATCGCACCTTCCTAGGACCTGCTGAAGAGGCCGTTGGGTCTGAACACCAGCACCGCCATGAGCAGGGCGAAGACAATGGTGTCGGAGAACTTTGACGATATCAGGCCTATCGTGTATGACTCCACAAGGCCGAGGAGCAACCCCGCTATGACGGACCCGACGATGCTCCCGAGGCCCCCTATGGACATGGCAATGAAGCCCTTCACCATGGGCATGATCCCGCTTGTGTACTGGGTGAACAGCATGGGAGCGACGGCCATGCCCGCGAGCGCGCCGATGCCGGAACCCCAGGCCCAGGCGAACAGGGTGGTTCTCTGGGTGTTGATGCCCATCAGGCTCGCGCCGTAGGGGTTTTCCGCGCAGGCGCGCATGGCTATGCCCGCGGGGGTCTTTTCAAAGAAGAACCATATGAGGAGAAGAACCACCGCCGTTATTCCGACGATCCAGAGTATCTGCAGTTGCAGCGCGGCGCCGAGCACCTGGATGGGTTCTCCCCGGGAAAAAGGGGGGAGGACATGTGATTCCCTCCCCCATATGAGCAGCGCGAGACCCCTCAGCGCAAGGGATATGGCAATGGTCATGACGATGAGCGCGCCGACCGAGGTGTTCTTCATCGGCCGGATCAGGACCTGCTGGATGAGTGCTCCCAGGACCATTGCTATGATGATCGAGAGGAAGAAGGCGAGAGGGACCGGGACCCCCTTCGAAACAAGGGTGGTCATGGTAAGCGCTCCGAAGACGAAGAACTCTCCCTGCGCGAAGCAGATGAGCTGGGACACCTTGTAGACGATGACCAGGCTCACGGCGATCAGCGCGTAGACACTGCCCACGGTTATGCCGCTGAAGAGGAACTGGACGAGGTGGGATATGTCGCTCACGGGTCTCTCCTTATCGGTCCCTGCGGGTTCTCTCTTTCATTTACTTAGGCACTTCCCATTTCCCGGCCTTGACGGTAAGAAGGATCATGTCGTCCGGCCTGGTGCCGTGATGGTCCTTGGGAGTGAACGTGTAAACGCCCTGCATTGCGACGAAGTTCTTGATATTCTCGATGGCGTCGCGAAGCTTCACGGGATCGGTGCCACCTGAGGTGCGCAACCCCTCGGCGATGAGATCGATGGCGTCGGCCAGTTCCGCGGAGAAGTAGTTTGCCGGTTCCTTATACTTCGCGATATGTTTCTTGTTGAACTCAACGATGACCTTTTTGGTGGGGTCGCTAGCGGGCAGCGCCTCGGGCTTCATGACCTTTCCGGACGGGACGAGCATCTGCGTGCGCACGTTGGAGACGAGTTTCAGGAACCCCGGGTTCGCGTTTCCATGCGAGACGAGGAGGGGGACCTTGAAGCTGAGCTGGTCCATGTTCCTGCCTATGAGGGCTGCCGGTTCACCGGTGACGAAGGAAAATATGGCCTGCGGGTTCATGTTGCGTATCTTCGCCAGTTGAGCGGTGACATCGGCGGCCTTAACGTCGAACTTTTCCTCGCCCACGATGGTGACCCCATACTCGGCCGCATATTTCCGGGCGGCCGTTCCGCCGATCTCGCCGAGAGGGCCTATGGGCATGAGCAGCGCCAGCTTCTTGATGCCTTTCTTCTGGAACACCTTGTAAGCGGTGATGACGGCGAAGTCGGTCTTGTGGGATGTGTTGAAGAGATAGGGATCCTTGCTCGTGTCCACGGCGTAGCCGGAGTTAATGATGGTAGGTATCTTGTACCTGTTCGCCATGGATGCCACGGCACCGGAGAGCGGAACGGAGGCTGTCCCTGCCATGGCGACAACCTGGTCCTTGGATATGAGCCTCTGGGCCACTTTGGATGCCTGCTCGGGAGAAGAATTATCGTCGTAGGATATGAGGACCAGTTGGTGGCCGTTGACTCCGCCGGCCTGATTGATCATCTCGACCTTGAGCTCCGCGGCCTTCTTCTTGTATTCCCCGAGCCAGGACAGGTAGCCCGTCAGGGAAAAGATGCCGCCGATCTTGATGGGCTCTTTCGACCATGCGGGACCGGCAGCCACCAGGGCGACAAAGACCATGAGAACAAATAGGGAAAAAACCAGTTTTTTCATTCCGTACCCCCTTGAAGTATTGGTTTCCGGAATTAGGAGAATGCAAGTTGGATGCCAGCATGGAAAATCTCTTTATTTCAGTTTGATAGCGAATAAGGGATACACGGTGAACCGGTAAATGCCCGAAAACATGTCATATCTGACATGGCAACCCGGGGAACAGGTCTGTTTTGCCCAATGATCATGGGATTCCGGCGTGGTGTCAGGAATGACTGTCAGTTTTGAATTGCCTGAGGCGTCGTGCCAGGGTGGAGAGACTGATCCCGAGCTTATGGGCCGCTTCCTCATTGGACTTTGACTGATCGAGGGCGGTCCTGATCAGTTTTATCTCGAACTCCCTCACAGACTCTTCAAGGGGCCTCAACTCGCGCGTTTCAGCAAGATCGTTCCGGTCCGTGATGCTGAATCTTTTCGGAAGATGGTCAACCGTGACAAGCTCCTCGTTGGCGAGCACGACGAGCTGTTCCACGAGGTTCGCCAGTTCGCGGACGTTGCCGGGCCATCTGTAGGCGGTCAACAGTTCGACGACCTCCTGGGTCAGTTTCACCTTCAGACTGTACCTGTTGTTGAACTCATTGAGATAGTGTTTGATCAGAAAGGGTATCTCTTCCCGCCGCTCCCTGAGGGCCGGTATGTAGAAGGGCACGACGTTGAGCCGGTAATAGAGGTCTTCCCTGAAGTTGCCGGTTTTCACCATCTTTTCCACGTCCCTGTTTGTCGCCGCTATTATCCTCGCGTCCACCTTCTTGGGTTTTGTGCCCCCCACGCGCGTCACCTCCTGGTCCTGGATGACGGAAAGGAGCTTCACCTGCAGGCGCAGGGGCAGGTCCCCGATCTCGTCGAGAAAGATCGTGCCCTTATCGGCTATCTCGAAGTATCCCGCCTTTCCCTCTTTTCTGGCACCCGTGAAGGCGCCGGCTTCGTGGCCGAAGAGCTCCGATTCCAGGAGGTCGGGAGGTATGGCGCCGCAGTTGATCTTTACGAAGGTGCCCGTTTCCATCCGGGGAGAGGCCTCATGGATGAGCCGTGCGATGAGGTCCTTGCCCACGCCGGACTCACCGAGGATGAGAACCGTCGTGTCGATCCGTGCCACACGGTACGCTGTTTCGATGACCTGCTTCATTTGTTCGCTGTGTGCCACGAACGCTGAAGGCATCTTCTGCATGCGTCTTGCCTCGTGGAGTTCAAGGAGATACTTGGATACGAGTTTCTGGGACTGTTTGTATTTTTCCTTGAGGTGGTTGAGTTCGGTGATGTCCCGGAGGTTGCAATAGACCTTGGATATCCTGCCGTGCTTGTCGAAGACGGGTATGCCCGTGGAGAGCACCTGTCTCCCGGCGATCGTATTGATGAGGACCGTCTGGGCTTTACCCGTCTCCAGTACCTTGAGCGTCGCCCCGGTATCCGAGATGCCCTCCTTGACGAGCTCACCGATCTTGCGACCGATGATCTCGGCACTCTTGATGCCCATGACCCTCTCGAATGCCGGATTGAGAAGGAGGAGCCGGCTCTCGCCGTCGGCTATG
Coding sequences within it:
- a CDS encoding ABC transporter substrate-binding protein — translated: MKKLVFSLFVLMVFVALVAAGPAWSKEPIKIGGIFSLTGYLSWLGEYKKKAAELKVEMINQAGGVNGHQLVLISYDDNSSPEQASKVAQRLISKDQVVAMAGTASVPLSGAVASMANRYKIPTIINSGYAVDTSKDPYLFNTSHKTDFAVITAYKVFQKKGIKKLALLMPIGPLGEIGGTAARKYAAEYGVTIVGEEKFDVKAADVTAQLAKIRNMNPQAIFSFVTGEPAALIGRNMDQLSFKVPLLVSHGNANPGFLKLVSNVRTQMLVPSGKVMKPEALPASDPTKKVIVEFNKKHIAKYKEPANYFSAELADAIDLIAEGLRTSGGTDPVKLRDAIENIKNFVAMQGVYTFTPKDHHGTRPDDMILLTVKAGKWEVPK
- a CDS encoding sigma 54-interacting transcriptional regulator, which gives rise to MTKKILGTKFADQKRGAGTGSTADTGVAEKMKKTDKLEQRIRELEERNNDLLAMIENSYDAMAIADGESRLLLLNPAFERVMGIKSAEIIGRKIGELVKEGISDTGATLKVLETGKAQTVLINTIAGRQVLSTGIPVFDKHGRISKVYCNLRDITELNHLKEKYKQSQKLVSKYLLELHEARRMQKMPSAFVAHSEQMKQVIETAYRVARIDTTVLILGESGVGKDLIARLIHEASPRMETGTFVKINCGAIPPDLLESELFGHEAGAFTGARKEGKAGYFEIADKGTIFLDEIGDLPLRLQVKLLSVIQDQEVTRVGGTKPKKVDARIIAATNRDVEKMVKTGNFREDLYYRLNVVPFYIPALRERREEIPFLIKHYLNEFNNRYSLKVKLTQEVVELLTAYRWPGNVRELANLVEQLVVLANEELVTVDHLPKRFSITDRNDLAETRELRPLEESVREFEIKLIRTALDQSKSNEEAAHKLGISLSTLARRLRQFKTDSHS
- a CDS encoding branched-chain amino acid ABC transporter permease; this encodes MNALKRYWWLILLAAIAVYPVIGKPSPYRSGLLIFAGIYIILAVGLDLLMGYTGQISVGHAAFFAVGAYTSGILTAKYGFSPAAAMGVGVVFSATLAFLTGRPVLALKEYYLAMATLAFNEIVVTLIIGFEGLTGGASGLRDIPPFTIFGFSLLNHLHYYYFVWTVVVLVIASSIAVVRSPFGRALIAIHSDEQAARSFGVDCAKYKTRAYMLAAVYASIAGSLFAHYMGFIAPDDFGILTSINLLVMLFLGGIGTIFGPALGALFLKLLPEITYQFQDYELLINGIILIVVLVFFPKGLFGIFTALKNKIVPQMDK
- a CDS encoding branched-chain amino acid ABC transporter permease; this encodes MSDISHLVQFLFSGITVGSVYALIAVSLVIVYKVSQLICFAQGEFFVFGALTMTTLVSKGVPVPLAFFLSIIIAMVLGALIQQVLIRPMKNTSVGALIVMTIAISLALRGLALLIWGRESHVLPPFSRGEPIQVLGAALQLQILWIVGITAVVLLLIWFFFEKTPAGIAMRACAENPYGASLMGINTQRTTLFAWAWGSGIGALAGMAVAPMLFTQYTSGIMPMVKGFIAMSIGGLGSIVGSVIAGLLLGLVESYTIGLISSKFSDTIVFALLMAVLVFRPNGLFSRS